The following coding sequences lie in one Synechococcus sp. CC9902 genomic window:
- the atpB gene encoding F0F1 ATP synthase subunit A, whose product MALMPLSLPFAELEVGHHLYWQIGDLYLHGQVFLSSWILIGILLAFVLVGTRGMKRDPIGLQNLLEFLWDFIRDLARDQIGEKYYRDWLPFIGTLFLFIFVSNWGGALIPWKIIELPEGELGAPTADINTTVAMALLVSLAYFYAGLSRKGLRFFELYVEPTPIMLPFKIIEEFTKPLSLSFRLFGNILADELAVGVLVYLVPLIVPLPVMLLGLFTSAIQALIFATLAAFYIGEGLHEAH is encoded by the coding sequence ATGGCTTTAATGCCCCTCTCACTCCCGTTTGCCGAACTGGAAGTGGGCCACCACCTGTACTGGCAGATCGGTGATCTGTATCTGCATGGCCAGGTGTTCCTGAGCTCCTGGATCTTGATCGGCATTCTTCTGGCCTTTGTGCTTGTTGGCACCCGTGGCATGAAGCGTGACCCGATAGGTCTGCAGAACCTGTTGGAGTTCCTTTGGGACTTCATCCGAGATCTGGCCAGGGATCAAATCGGCGAGAAGTATTACCGCGATTGGCTTCCGTTTATCGGCACTCTCTTCCTGTTCATTTTTGTGAGCAACTGGGGCGGAGCGCTGATTCCTTGGAAAATCATCGAGCTGCCTGAGGGTGAGCTTGGTGCCCCAACCGCGGACATCAACACCACAGTGGCAATGGCTCTTTTGGTGTCGTTGGCGTACTTCTATGCGGGTCTGAGCCGCAAGGGATTGCGATTCTTCGAGCTGTATGTGGAGCCAACTCCAATCATGCTCCCGTTCAAGATCATCGAGGAATTCACCAAGCCCCTCTCCCTCTCCTTCCGTCTGTTTGGAAACATCCTTGCTGACGAATTGGCCGTGGGAGTGCTGGTTTATTTGGTCCCCTTGATCGTGCCCCTGCCAGTGATGCTTCTTGGTCTGTTTACCAGTGCCATTCAGGCTCTGATCTTCGCGACCTTGGCTGCCTTCTACATCGGTGAAGGTCTTCACGAGGCCCATTAA
- the atpE gene encoding ATP synthase F0 subunit C: MDSITSAASVVAAGLAVGLAAIGPGIGQGTASGGAVEGIARQPEAEGKIRGTLLLSLAFMESLTIYGLVVALVLLFANPFA; the protein is encoded by the coding sequence ATGGATTCCATCACCTCCGCCGCTTCTGTTGTGGCTGCTGGCCTGGCCGTCGGCCTCGCCGCAATTGGCCCTGGTATCGGTCAGGGCACCGCATCCGGCGGCGCTGTTGAGGGCATCGCCCGCCAGCCCGAAGCCGAAGGCAAGATCCGCGGCACCCTGCTGCTGTCCTTGGCATTCATGGAATCGCTGACCATTTATGGCTTGGTGGTTGCTCTGGTGCTCCTGTTCGCCAACCCCTTCGCCTGA
- a CDS encoding F0F1 ATP synthase subunit B', translating to MTWLLLAEAGVPEGGLFDLDATLPLMAVQVVLLTFLLNALFFRPVGKVVEDREGFISTSRADAKQKLAQVERLEADLAEQLKGARQAVQSVIVDAEQEVDGLYREALAQAEAEANRTKEESRRGIEAERESARAQLKGKVDQLSTTIIDRLLAA from the coding sequence ATGACCTGGCTTCTGCTCGCTGAAGCAGGTGTTCCGGAGGGAGGTCTTTTTGACCTCGATGCCACCCTTCCGCTTATGGCGGTTCAGGTGGTTCTCCTCACCTTCCTTCTCAATGCTCTCTTCTTCCGTCCGGTCGGCAAGGTCGTGGAAGATCGAGAGGGCTTTATTTCCACCAGCCGTGCTGACGCCAAGCAAAAGCTTGCCCAGGTTGAACGTCTGGAAGCTGATTTGGCTGAACAGCTGAAGGGTGCTCGACAGGCCGTTCAGTCCGTGATCGTCGATGCGGAACAGGAGGTCGATGGCCTCTACCGCGAAGCGCTCGCTCAGGCCGAAGCTGAAGCCAATCGCACGAAGGAAGAGAGTCGCCGCGGTATTGAAGCCGAGCGTGAATCTGCGCGAGCTCAACTCAAGGGCAAAGTGGATCAGCTCAGCACCACGATCATTGACCGATTGCTGGCTGCCTGA
- a CDS encoding F0F1 ATP synthase subunit B: MNLNFNPLETNLVNLAIVIGVLFWFLRGFLGGILERRRSAILQDLQDAEARLKTASEELTKAQSELAAAQQKAEQIRIDGQKRAAAIRAEGEKRTISVMAAIKQGAAADADAEASRIKDALRREAAMAAIDKVLTDLPGRLDDAAQSRLIDSTIRNLENA; this comes from the coding sequence ATGAATCTCAATTTCAATCCCCTCGAGACCAATCTGGTCAACCTGGCCATCGTCATCGGTGTGCTGTTTTGGTTCCTTCGTGGATTCCTGGGTGGAATTCTTGAGCGTCGTCGCTCTGCAATTCTCCAGGACCTTCAAGATGCTGAAGCACGTTTAAAAACGGCATCTGAAGAGCTCACCAAGGCGCAATCTGAGCTTGCTGCTGCCCAGCAAAAAGCGGAGCAGATTCGAATCGATGGCCAAAAGCGTGCAGCAGCGATTCGCGCTGAAGGCGAGAAACGCACGATTTCCGTGATGGCTGCCATCAAGCAAGGCGCCGCTGCCGATGCCGATGCCGAAGCGTCTCGGATCAAAGATGCCTTGCGTCGCGAAGCCGCTATGGCCGCGATCGACAAGGTGCTGACTGATCTGCCTGGCCGTCTCGATGACGCAGCGCAGTCTCGGTTGATTGATTCCACCATTCGCAATCTGGAGAACGCCTGA
- the atpH gene encoding ATP synthase F1 subunit delta produces MPLLNSLATPYAEALLQVTEARSESQTVAEQCKQLLSVWDSSAEFRDAMVSPVLEPSSKKKALQGLLAEQVTPSLMNLLKVLADRQRLQAFEAVMNRFLELYREQQGITLAQVRSAKPLSEAQQAALSKKVQAMAGTSKVDIDLSVDPALIGGFVVSLGSQVIDASLAGQVRRLGLALAKAS; encoded by the coding sequence ATGCCTCTCCTTAATTCCCTAGCGACTCCCTACGCCGAAGCTTTGCTTCAGGTGACTGAAGCCCGCAGTGAATCCCAAACGGTGGCGGAGCAGTGCAAGCAGCTCTTGAGCGTTTGGGACAGCTCAGCTGAATTTCGTGACGCCATGGTGTCGCCTGTTCTTGAGCCCTCTTCCAAGAAAAAGGCCCTTCAAGGTCTCTTGGCTGAGCAGGTGACGCCGTCTCTCATGAACCTTCTGAAGGTTCTGGCGGATCGTCAGCGACTACAGGCCTTTGAAGCGGTGATGAACCGTTTCCTTGAGCTGTATCGCGAACAGCAGGGCATCACCTTGGCTCAAGTCCGTTCCGCCAAGCCACTCTCCGAAGCACAACAGGCGGCACTGTCCAAGAAAGTGCAGGCCATGGCCGGTACTTCCAAGGTCGATATCGACCTCAGCGTCGACCCCGCCTTGATTGGCGGTTTCGTTGTCAGCCTCGGCTCTCAAGTGATCGATGCCAGCCTGGCTGGTCAGGTCCGTCGCCTCGGTCTGGCACTCGCCAAGGCGAGCTGA
- the atpA gene encoding F0F1 ATP synthase subunit alpha → MVSIRPDEISAILKQQIEDYDKSVSVSNVGSVLQVGDGIARVYGLQQAMAGELLEFEDGTEGIALNLEDDNVGAVLMGEGLGIQEGSTVKATGKIASVPVGDAMLGRVINSLGRPIDGKGDIAASETRLIESMAPGIIQRKSVHEPMQTGITAIDAMIPVGRGQRELIIGDRQTGKTAIAIDTILNQADQDMICVYVAIGQKAASVANVVEVLRERGALGYTVIVAASASEPAALQYLAPYTGASIAEYFMYKGKATLVIYDDLSKQAAAYRQMSLLLRRPPGREAYPGDVFYCHSRLLERAAKLSDAMGKGSMTALPIIETQAGDVSAYIPTNVISITDGQIFLSSDLFNSGLRPAINVGISVSRVGGAAQTKAIKKIAGTLKLELAQFDELAAFSQFASDLDAATQQQLSRGKRLRELLKQPQFSPLILAEQVAIVYAGVKGLIDAVPVDQVVNFSRELREYLKSNKPEFINEIQEKKVLSPEAESVLKAAISEVVSTMVASAN, encoded by the coding sequence ATGGTTTCCATCCGTCCCGACGAGATCAGCGCCATCCTCAAACAGCAGATTGAGGATTACGACAAGTCAGTTTCCGTCAGCAATGTCGGTTCCGTTCTGCAGGTGGGTGATGGAATCGCCCGTGTTTATGGCCTCCAACAGGCCATGGCAGGTGAGCTTCTCGAATTTGAAGACGGCACCGAAGGGATCGCTCTGAACCTCGAAGACGACAACGTCGGCGCGGTGTTGATGGGTGAAGGCCTTGGTATTCAGGAAGGCAGCACGGTCAAAGCCACCGGCAAGATTGCTTCCGTCCCCGTGGGCGACGCCATGTTGGGGCGCGTGATCAACTCCCTCGGACGTCCGATCGATGGCAAAGGCGACATCGCTGCCTCGGAGACGCGGCTGATCGAATCGATGGCCCCTGGCATCATTCAACGGAAATCGGTGCATGAGCCGATGCAGACCGGCATCACCGCGATCGACGCAATGATTCCTGTGGGTCGCGGCCAACGGGAGCTGATCATTGGTGACCGCCAGACCGGCAAAACCGCCATCGCGATCGACACGATCCTGAACCAAGCAGATCAGGACATGATCTGCGTCTACGTGGCCATTGGCCAAAAGGCTGCGTCCGTAGCCAACGTCGTTGAAGTCCTGCGTGAGCGCGGCGCCCTCGGCTACACCGTGATTGTTGCCGCTAGCGCTTCAGAGCCAGCAGCACTTCAGTACTTGGCTCCATATACCGGTGCTTCGATCGCTGAGTACTTCATGTACAAGGGCAAAGCAACCTTGGTGATCTACGACGATCTCTCCAAGCAGGCGGCTGCCTACCGCCAGATGTCCTTGCTGCTGCGCCGTCCGCCCGGTCGTGAGGCCTATCCCGGTGATGTTTTCTATTGCCACAGCCGTTTGCTTGAGCGTGCAGCCAAGCTGTCCGACGCGATGGGCAAAGGTTCGATGACAGCGCTGCCCATCATCGAAACCCAAGCCGGTGACGTTTCCGCCTACATCCCTACCAACGTGATTTCGATCACGGATGGTCAGATCTTCCTCAGCTCAGACCTGTTCAACTCCGGCCTTCGCCCTGCGATCAACGTGGGTATTTCCGTGAGTCGTGTTGGTGGTGCTGCGCAAACCAAGGCGATCAAAAAAATTGCTGGCACCTTGAAGCTGGAGTTGGCTCAGTTCGATGAACTGGCCGCCTTCTCCCAGTTCGCCTCCGATTTGGATGCTGCAACACAACAGCAGCTCTCCCGCGGTAAGCGTTTGCGTGAACTGCTCAAGCAGCCTCAATTCAGCCCGCTGATTTTGGCTGAGCAGGTCGCCATCGTTTACGCCGGTGTGAAGGGTTTGATCGATGCTGTTCCCGTGGATCAAGTGGTCAACTTCTCCCGCGAACTGCGCGAGTACCTCAAATCCAACAAGCCTGAGTTCATTAATGAAATTCAGGAGAAGAAGGTGCTGAGCCCTGAAGCTGAGAGCGTTCTGAAGGCCGCTATCAGCGAAGTCGTGTCCACCATGGTCGCTTCGGCCAACTGA
- a CDS encoding F0F1 ATP synthase subunit gamma translates to MANLKDIRDRIKSVKNTRKITEAMRLVAAAKVRRAQEQVLRSRPFADRLSRILENLQSRMRFEEADAPLMEQRTVETITLVAITGDRGLCGGYNANIIKRTEQRFAELKGKGFNVKLVVIGSKAISYFSNRDYPIQAKITGLEQVPTADEANTIATDMLAEFMAAGTDRVEMVFTKFINLVSCKPVLQTLLPLDPQDIADPEDEIFNLTTDQGRLTVEPGTSSANTAPKIPSDIVFEQSPDQLLNALLPLYLQNQLLRCLQESAASELASRMTAMNNASDNAKELAKTLTLDYNKARQAAITQEILEVVGGSAAAGG, encoded by the coding sequence ATGGCAAATCTCAAAGACATCCGCGACCGGATCAAATCTGTTAAGAACACCCGCAAGATCACTGAGGCCATGCGCCTCGTGGCAGCGGCCAAGGTTCGTCGTGCCCAGGAGCAGGTTCTAAGGAGCCGGCCCTTCGCTGATCGTCTCTCTCGCATCCTGGAAAATCTTCAATCCAGGATGCGCTTTGAAGAGGCTGATGCTCCACTCATGGAACAGCGCACCGTTGAAACGATCACGCTTGTTGCCATCACTGGCGACCGTGGTCTTTGCGGTGGTTACAACGCCAACATCATCAAGCGCACTGAGCAACGGTTCGCTGAGCTGAAGGGTAAGGGCTTCAATGTGAAGCTCGTGGTGATTGGCAGCAAAGCGATCAGTTACTTCTCCAATCGGGATTACCCAATCCAGGCCAAAATCACTGGTTTGGAGCAGGTCCCTACAGCGGATGAGGCCAACACGATTGCAACCGACATGCTGGCTGAATTCATGGCAGCCGGGACGGATCGGGTAGAGATGGTGTTTACCAAGTTCATCAACTTGGTGAGCTGTAAACCCGTCCTCCAGACGCTGCTTCCCCTCGACCCGCAAGACATCGCTGATCCCGAGGATGAGATCTTCAATCTCACCACCGATCAGGGTCGTTTGACGGTGGAACCCGGTACGAGTTCTGCTAATACCGCTCCCAAAATTCCGTCTGACATCGTTTTTGAGCAAAGCCCTGATCAGCTGCTCAATGCTTTGCTGCCGTTGTACTTGCAAAACCAGCTCTTGCGCTGTTTGCAGGAATCGGCTGCGTCAGAATTGGCGAGTCGGATGACAGCCATGAACAACGCCAGTGATAACGCCAAGGAATTGGCCAAGACGCTGACCCTTGATTACAACAAGGCGCGTCAGGCAGCGATTACTCAAGAAATTCTGGAAGTGGTGGGTGGCTCCGCTGCTGCCGGTGGTTAA
- a CDS encoding putative 2OG-Fe(II) oxygenase has translation MQLHQLFPTAIATVQLALDPLDVAGQLQVLFALRGDATGNPADGCAWTGDLHGAWQLHQHPDFAALTQQVVDQVWTYLEAVGFERSQVALHLQRCWPVLSDWDQVVGRHHHPNAHLSAVLYLTGSGSGEEGVLRLQAPHRINELVPGLAVGHGGPIAEGHPLNADHWDLAPRAGLLVLFPSRLDHSVLPNTDPEALRCSISFDFVLTAPDGDDPAEYLAPHPNVWVQQIPPAA, from the coding sequence ATGCAGCTTCATCAGCTCTTTCCCACTGCCATCGCAACGGTGCAGTTGGCCTTGGATCCTTTGGATGTGGCAGGGCAGCTTCAGGTGCTGTTTGCCTTGCGAGGGGATGCGACCGGAAATCCCGCAGATGGATGTGCCTGGACTGGCGATCTCCATGGCGCGTGGCAATTGCATCAGCACCCAGATTTCGCGGCGCTGACGCAGCAGGTTGTGGATCAGGTGTGGACTTATCTCGAAGCAGTGGGCTTTGAGCGTTCTCAAGTGGCCTTGCACCTCCAGCGATGTTGGCCCGTGCTGAGCGATTGGGATCAGGTGGTCGGTCGTCATCACCATCCCAATGCCCATCTCAGCGCTGTGCTTTACCTCACCGGAAGCGGTTCAGGCGAGGAGGGAGTGCTGCGCCTTCAGGCGCCGCATCGGATCAATGAACTTGTTCCCGGACTCGCTGTTGGCCATGGAGGCCCCATCGCTGAAGGACATCCGCTCAATGCCGATCACTGGGACCTTGCGCCTCGGGCCGGGCTGTTGGTGCTGTTTCCCTCCCGTTTGGACCACAGCGTTTTGCCCAACACGGATCCAGAGGCGTTGCGTTGTTCGATCAGTTTTGATTTTGTGCTCACGGCCCCAGATGGCGACGATCCGGCGGAATACTTGGCGCCGCATCCGAACGTGTGGGTCCAGCAAATCCCACCCGCTGCCTGA
- a CDS encoding 2Fe-2S iron-sulfur cluster-binding protein — protein sequence MSDPSAAVATYSVSAEIEGEVHQFKCRADQTVLNAAEAAGINLPSSCCTGVCTTCAAVISAGSVDQPDAMGVRSDLQEKGYALLCVSFPRADLTLKTGQEDALYEAQFGQYQK from the coding sequence ATGTCTGACCCATCGGCGGCCGTGGCCACCTATTCCGTGTCTGCTGAGATTGAGGGTGAAGTCCATCAATTCAAATGTCGGGCTGACCAGACGGTGCTGAACGCGGCGGAAGCCGCAGGGATCAATCTTCCAAGCTCCTGCTGTACAGGCGTTTGTACTACCTGTGCAGCGGTGATTTCAGCTGGAAGCGTCGATCAGCCCGATGCCATGGGTGTTCGATCCGACCTTCAGGAGAAGGGTTATGCCTTGTTATGTGTGTCCTTCCCCCGTGCTGATCTCACCCTCAAAACGGGCCAAGAAGATGCCTTATACGAAGCCCAGTTCGGTCAGTATCAAAAGTGA
- a CDS encoding DUF3326 domain-containing protein, with amino-acid sequence MSAAPLPTLMVVPTGIGCEIGGYAGDALPSARLLAAASGCLITHPNVMNGAALYWSDPRIHYVEGYGLDRFAAGDWALRPVRRQRIGLLLDAGIEAELAQRQIQVAEACRATLGLDIGPVLRSDQSLGVSLDRGPSGASWGSLERPDALLRAGERLRDAGATAIAVVARFPEDPGSDALTSYRQGSGVDALAGAEAVISHLLVRQLQIPCAHAPALAPLPLDPHLDPRAAAEELGYTFLACVLVGLSRAPDLIDTTAALTGDVHASQIGAAVVPEGALGGEAVLACVERGIPVISVANPSLLSVTPEVLGLSSGVFQASSYAEAAGLVVALRAGISPAALGRPLPPLQEIQ; translated from the coding sequence ATGAGTGCAGCACCACTGCCCACCCTGATGGTGGTGCCCACGGGCATCGGTTGTGAGATCGGAGGGTATGCCGGTGATGCTTTGCCCAGTGCCCGTTTGTTGGCTGCGGCGAGTGGCTGCTTGATCACTCATCCCAACGTGATGAATGGGGCGGCGTTGTATTGGAGTGATCCCCGCATTCACTACGTGGAGGGGTATGGCCTGGATCGTTTTGCAGCGGGCGATTGGGCGCTACGACCGGTCCGTCGGCAGCGCATCGGCCTGCTCCTGGATGCTGGGATTGAAGCTGAGCTGGCTCAGCGCCAGATTCAGGTGGCCGAGGCTTGTCGCGCCACTCTGGGTTTGGATATCGGACCCGTGCTGCGTTCGGATCAGTCCCTAGGGGTGTCCCTCGATCGCGGACCAAGTGGCGCCAGTTGGGGGAGTTTGGAACGGCCCGATGCGCTGTTGCGTGCGGGTGAGCGATTGCGTGATGCCGGAGCAACAGCGATTGCTGTGGTGGCCCGTTTTCCAGAGGATCCCGGTAGCGACGCGCTCACGTCGTATCGCCAGGGCAGCGGTGTCGATGCGCTGGCGGGGGCTGAGGCGGTGATCAGTCATCTGTTGGTGCGTCAGCTGCAGATTCCCTGTGCCCATGCTCCGGCCCTTGCGCCACTGCCGTTGGATCCCCATCTCGACCCTCGAGCAGCCGCTGAGGAACTGGGTTATACATTTCTCGCCTGCGTGTTGGTGGGCTTGAGCCGGGCGCCGGACTTGATCGACACCACTGCGGCGCTCACTGGCGATGTTCATGCATCCCAGATCGGAGCCGCAGTGGTGCCCGAAGGTGCCCTTGGGGGAGAGGCGGTGTTGGCGTGTGTGGAGCGTGGAATTCCTGTGATCAGCGTGGCGAATCCCTCGCTGTTGTCTGTGACGCCTGAGGTTTTAGGGCTGTCGTCGGGGGTGTTTCAGGCCAGCAGTTATGCCGAGGCCGCTGGGTTGGTTGTGGCGCTGCGAGCAGGAATTAGTCCAGCTGCACTTGGGAGGCCCTTGCCACCGTTGCAGGAGATTCAGTGA
- a CDS encoding YchJ family protein codes for MPKGKGFALSTDQGPCPCGGGAYRSCCGPLHRGDQRAETAEQLMRSRYSAFVKGELEYLLVTHPEAHVPEAERRQQLRRSSRATRWMGLRILSCTDGGVGDMAGTVVFEARHREGVLRETSLFQRRGGRTDGDWQYIKALAPLSQGHDIV; via the coding sequence ATGCCCAAGGGCAAGGGATTTGCGCTGTCGACGGATCAAGGCCCCTGCCCCTGTGGGGGCGGTGCTTATCGCAGCTGCTGTGGCCCCCTGCACCGCGGCGATCAGCGTGCCGAAACGGCTGAACAGCTGATGCGTTCGCGCTACTCGGCGTTTGTGAAGGGTGAGTTGGAGTATTTGCTGGTCACCCATCCGGAAGCTCATGTGCCTGAGGCGGAGCGACGACAGCAACTGCGCCGCAGTTCTCGGGCCACGCGCTGGATGGGCCTTCGCATTCTGTCCTGCACCGATGGAGGCGTAGGTGACATGGCGGGAACGGTGGTTTTTGAAGCCCGCCATCGAGAGGGCGTGTTGCGGGAAACGTCGCTCTTTCAACGACGCGGTGGAAGAACCGATGGCGATTGGCAGTACATCAAAGCCCTCGCCCCCCTTTCGCAAGGGCACGACATTGTTTAA
- a CDS encoding NAD+ synthase encodes MRLALAQINPLVGDLQGNAERILVAASEAQRDGADVLLTPELSLWGYPPRDLLLQPARIAAQAELLQWMSQQLDSDLIVLVGVALPTDDDRAPGLTNSIALVDRRGWRAVAHKQLLPSYDVFDERRYFRPGTGPNLLQLPNGQRLGLTICEDLWVDDNLQRERLAGPDPIEQLISEQPDVVINLAASPFDADKPLLRQKLAATAARRLNCPVVYLNQVGGNDELVFDGGSFVMSASGDPLLELPCCCDQVSLWDSEAEPANRDQGPDDPLDRLFRALVLGVRDYARKCGFQKALLGLSGGIDSGLVAVIATAALGADQVSTLLMPSPWSSAGSIDDAIALAKRLGLKTTTLPIRPLMDGFDTTLNPALGADPNGVTAENLQSRIRGTLLMAVANQEGQLLLTTGNKSELAVGYCTLYGDMNGGLAVIGDLYKTSVFALCDWLDSPASRHCRGDYHLPEHGELVGDAIRRKPPSAELRPDQKDSDSLPDYSALDALLKDLIQERRHGEDLIAAGHNPALVSRVEQLLKRAEFKRRQAAPLLKVSPQAFGSGWRLPIACG; translated from the coding sequence ATGCGCCTTGCCCTCGCCCAAATCAATCCACTCGTGGGTGATCTGCAGGGCAACGCAGAGCGCATTCTTGTGGCCGCCAGCGAAGCCCAACGCGACGGGGCCGATGTGTTGCTCACCCCCGAACTCTCACTTTGGGGGTATCCACCACGAGACCTTCTGCTCCAGCCCGCCCGCATCGCTGCTCAAGCAGAGCTGCTCCAGTGGATGAGTCAGCAGTTGGATAGCGATCTCATCGTGCTGGTGGGTGTTGCCTTACCCACCGACGATGACCGCGCCCCCGGGCTCACCAACAGCATTGCCCTCGTGGATCGGCGGGGATGGCGCGCCGTTGCCCACAAACAACTGTTACCCAGTTACGACGTTTTTGATGAGCGTCGTTATTTCCGACCCGGGACGGGGCCAAACCTGTTGCAACTTCCCAACGGCCAACGACTGGGGCTCACGATCTGCGAAGACCTCTGGGTAGACGACAACCTGCAGCGGGAACGTCTGGCGGGCCCCGACCCAATCGAACAATTGATCTCAGAGCAGCCGGATGTGGTGATCAACCTCGCTGCATCCCCCTTCGATGCGGACAAACCGTTGTTGCGACAAAAGCTGGCCGCCACGGCAGCGCGCCGCTTGAACTGTCCAGTGGTGTATCTCAATCAAGTCGGAGGCAACGACGAATTGGTCTTCGATGGCGGCAGTTTTGTGATGTCTGCCTCAGGAGATCCCCTACTGGAACTCCCATGCTGCTGCGACCAGGTCAGTCTTTGGGACAGCGAAGCCGAGCCCGCCAATCGAGATCAAGGCCCTGATGACCCGCTGGATCGACTGTTCCGAGCCCTCGTGCTGGGGGTTCGGGATTACGCCCGCAAGTGCGGTTTTCAAAAAGCACTGTTAGGCCTGAGTGGTGGGATCGATTCAGGGCTCGTTGCCGTAATCGCCACCGCAGCCCTCGGTGCCGATCAGGTATCAACACTGCTGATGCCGTCGCCCTGGAGTTCAGCAGGATCGATCGACGATGCCATTGCCCTGGCAAAACGGCTGGGACTGAAAACCACGACCTTGCCGATCCGTCCCTTGATGGATGGCTTCGACACAACCCTGAACCCTGCACTTGGTGCCGATCCAAACGGGGTAACCGCTGAGAACCTGCAATCCCGCATTCGCGGCACCTTGCTGATGGCGGTGGCGAATCAGGAAGGCCAATTGCTGTTAACCACCGGCAATAAATCTGAATTAGCCGTTGGGTACTGCACCCTTTATGGGGATATGAATGGTGGGTTAGCCGTGATCGGCGACCTCTACAAAACCAGCGTATTCGCGCTTTGTGACTGGCTCGACAGCCCAGCATCCCGGCACTGCCGTGGGGACTATCACCTTCCCGAGCACGGAGAGTTGGTGGGCGATGCCATTCGACGAAAACCCCCCAGTGCTGAACTACGACCTGATCAAAAAGACAGCGACTCGCTGCCGGACTACAGCGCTCTCGATGCCTTACTTAAGGATCTGATCCAAGAACGACGCCACGGTGAGGACTTGATCGCCGCCGGCCATAACCCTGCACTCGTGTCCCGCGTTGAACAGCTGCTGAAACGGGCCGAGTTCAAACGCCGACAAGCGGCGCCCCTGCTCAAAGTGAGCCCTCAGGCCTTTGGCAGTGGATGGAGGCTGCCGATTGCCTGCGGCTGA
- a CDS encoding nicotinate-nucleotide adenylyltransferase gives MVQQRIALFGTSADPPTRGHQALLEQLLHRYDRVATWASDNPMKQHGAALSVRAMLLKALVEQLNSSNLDLAQDLSSPFTMVTLQRAHQRWPQHNLVFVVGSDLAAQIPHWKQADQWLSQCHMAIAPRQGWPLTAMALADLTRCGASVEVLDVEIPASASSEQRRAPQPELVPSAVWPLLLEHNLYGLNPTPC, from the coding sequence ATGGTGCAACAACGGATTGCCCTCTTCGGAACCAGTGCCGACCCTCCAACCCGAGGACACCAGGCCCTCCTGGAGCAACTCCTGCATCGCTACGACCGCGTGGCCACATGGGCAAGCGACAACCCAATGAAGCAGCACGGCGCAGCGCTGTCCGTGCGGGCCATGCTGTTGAAGGCGTTGGTCGAACAACTGAACAGTTCAAATCTGGACCTCGCCCAAGACCTCAGCAGCCCATTCACGATGGTGACGTTGCAACGCGCCCATCAACGCTGGCCTCAACACAACCTGGTGTTTGTAGTGGGTAGCGACTTGGCAGCTCAAATCCCCCATTGGAAACAAGCTGATCAGTGGCTCAGCCAATGCCACATGGCGATTGCCCCACGCCAGGGTTGGCCTCTCACCGCGATGGCACTGGCCGATTTGACCCGATGCGGAGCCTCTGTTGAGGTGTTGGATGTGGAGATCCCAGCGAGCGCAAGCTCTGAGCAACGTCGTGCCCCCCAGCCTGAGCTGGTCCCCAGTGCCGTGTGGCCCCTCCTGCTCGAGCACAATCTTTACGGTCTCAATCCCACCCCCTGCTGA